A window of Eriocheir sinensis breed Jianghai 21 chromosome 67, ASM2467909v1, whole genome shotgun sequence genomic DNA:
tatttctatttttccttttctatccttacTTTCTATCTCTTTAGCTTTACTttatatctttcctccctccttcctttctatttttccttttctatccttcctttctatctcgaTCTCTATCTTTACTCTctatatctttcctccctccttcctttctttctccacagTCTCTTCACCTcggtccttctccctctcttaatTGGTGCATGacattgattaattgattgacgCATCATTAGCAGCTTCCTCGTTAGGCGCAAGATCATtagcataaaaaaaaacttcatgcATGAGCTAAATATTATATTCGCATATAGTAAGCCACATATCGTGTATCTTAACTTGCACTGAAATGTATAAGTAGCTCCTCCCACTAGCTAATTTTGCTTTCAGGTCATGTAAAATTATGAAAACCGGGAATCCAGTGTTCGTTTATGTTCCCTACGGCCGGGTGGAAGGCATTATAACCCATCCCTCACAGCTCAATGGCCTGGATTTATGGCACAGCTGAACCCAATTGAGTGTTACGGTATCTGTATATTTATGTTGATGACTGTTAAGCGAGGCGCGAGAGTACAGGTGTGTCTTGCCAAGCGCCTGAGGTAGCGTGCGTGGCGCCGGACAGGTGAGGGGCGGCAGGTGAGGCGCGGGGGGGGCGGCAGGTGAGGTAAACAAACGTGTGCTGCCTGCTATTCAAAGGGCggcactttcctcccctccacgccCGGCCAGGTATGACCTCCTTGTGTCGGGTGCAGGGTTGTCAGAGCTGTGTGCATGGTGGTGACGTCCAGACAGTCCCCGGTGTGATGTGTTAACGCTACACAGCAGCAAGATCATTAACCTCCAGCGGCAGTGTAGTGTCCGGGCAGGAAGACTTGCAGCGCCTTCCAATCGGATGGTGTTTGTGATTATCTAGACAGCTGAAGGTAGTGCACTTTGTTGATTTGTTGTGGAAGTTGTCCCTGCAATGATTGTGTATGAAACATCATAAGAGTATATGGAGTCTGAAGCCTGTGAATGTCTCCTCACCAGCCTTTTACGTTGGTAACTTTGATGAGAGGGTAGCCACCTCTTGCGAAGTTAACAATATGGATTCTTTTTAGGTCCTTGAATGCAGCACAGTAACAAATGACATCCAGAAATTAGAatgggggtcaaggggggcgaaGCCCACCCGTTAAGGGAATCAAGAGAGGCAAGCCCCCTGTTaggcaggttaagttaggttaggttagttcaaGTATATTCAGCATGTGGTGTAGGCCGACGGAAATACACAGCAGTGTCGGGGGAAcctcaggcattgaaaagtcaatcatgtaGTGATTTCTGGAGAAAAAATACTATCCATTATAAAaagcatattttgtccagaaatagtgtctcaaaattagtaggctaccctttttcaatcattcatctttgacgcctgctcctaggagctcccaccagtgGATGGCCATGGTAGAAGAGTTTCCAtttctctctatccagacactccctcctttcctgctcaaagtttctcaaggatctttcacccctctccctgacatactcctgcaccctatctctccatttcactggaggtcgtcctctaacattctctccctctatctcactcacatacaccctcttggtcatcttactctcctccattcgctccatgtggccaaaccactttaaagtctgtcgcttcactcctttcaccactccacacttcttcccttcacccctgtgatacattccaaaacgctcatacacactttcattactcattccatccattctactcacaccacatgcactccttaAATAACtcctttccactgcctgcactctagacctctgactttcattccaggtccatgtttcacttgcatatgtgagggttggtactattactgtatttctcaaatccctctttacctccatgctcacacttctgccattcatgatacgtcccaaagaccccaCCACCCTTCTtgcttgcaatgccctttctcttgtctctccttctgtaccaccatgcatacacataactgatccaaggtacttaaactcattaacctcctccatttcttcaccattcaaaattattttgcattctttttcagattcaattcccactctatatggccatacaaaatccacaacctcacttctactccgctcacaaaccatcactttacttttgttgacatttactttcagctttctccttttacatacactatcaaacacactgaccaaattttgttagtcactttcattttctgcaatgagcactgtgtcatcagcaaacaagattgaattcagcacccacttccttccctcggcatacatttttactccaacttccccaactttgcccttcatttctctcataacaccatccatataaatattgaacaaccacgttgacatgacacacccctgcctcaagcccacttttaAGTGTCACTTAAGGAATAAATATGTGAAGGGTTGTTCTTGCCTATACTCAGAATGTACTGCACTTCCTGACATTGAATTCTGTagacctgccacatccctgcccACTCATACATTGTCAAGTTTGCTTTGCAGTACACTAGCATCTTGATCTGATTCAAGTAGCATGTTATTTAATTTCCAAACTTACTGGCATCACAACTTTCTCTGGAGTCCAAATCATTGATACAATTGGTAAACAACAATGGACTTAATACTGAATCCTGTGGGGCCCCActcataacacatccccagtcagatttttaaaattgatttgcactctctgctccCTACTGCTTACACCCTGTTAGTGTAGTGTTAAAGGTAAAGTCGTGAGTGTATGCTATTAGCTGTGCTTGGCCACATTGCTCATCTCTGTACCATTTGGCCCTTAAACCTGTGGTGAGTGAGAACCTATTAGATTAGGTCACAAGACCAGTGCagcatctgggttaccacagtttaccttccccaagtttccccagatacccattaCTGATCATcctgaagagaaggatgaagagctgggtgggctgtgtgtCAACTGCCCAGCCCAGGATTCTAACCCGGGCCAACAGATTCATAGTTACCACAGAGATGCCAATAGATACTATTCAAAGATGCTATTAAGTAAGAAAAGAACTCAGTTGGGGATTCAATAAGACAAACAGTAGAATGCAAATGACTGACTGATAAAAGGAACTCTTCttgttatttctccttctttagaAAAATTGATACAGTTCTaccctatttaaaaaaaaaatgaccctgATTGTTATTTTTCAGACATGTAGTATATACAATGGAAATATTTGGCCCCTGGCCATAATGCATGAATAGAAGTTTCACTCTGGTACCAGCCCAATATATCTTATTTTTCTTGATACACAATGCTATGTTGCAGATGGATGAAAGTGCCATGGAAGAGGCAGAGGTGTGCAGCCCATAGCTAGGGACCAGTGCCATGCTTTACACAAGTGGCAGTCCCTTTCGATTCCACTGGCCAGGTGGGGTGCTGAGGCTATCGCAAGACATGGCCAAGAAACTCTTTTCCAGTGAGTGACAAAGTATCAGTGTTGTGTAGTATCCACCCTTCCATCACTACcttagttttcctttttatttacaacaaagggagcagctcaagggcaaaaacaaaaactaaaaaacaCTCATAGGCACTCCCTGATGCACTGTAAGTCTATCAGAGTTTAAAGTGTAGCATGGCTAGAAAAGGAACACCTCCCAGTGTCACACAATTGTAACTTTTAGTAATGattattattttgataaaaaaaaaggcagcTGGAGGTTGCtggatttctttgaaaatattcTCCATAGTTTTGTGATGTGATGCTCTTCAGTGTTATGTTATTTCTCTTGGCTGCTGTATATGAGAATCAACATATGTGTGTTCTACCTGTAGTGAGTGTTATGGTTCACTAAGAAAAGTACTCAGTTTACCCAATAGCCTGCTTCTTACATTTCTACCCCTGAAACCTAACCTTGACTGCAACCTAAGCCTGTGAAAGTTGATTAGTGTACCTGTACTTTTCCAAAACAAATATTACCTACCTGAAGTTTTGTAGAACAATGAAGTGTTTGTAAGTAACATTTGAGAAAAGGCTAAAAATACTGAACctcaccataataataataatgaaaaaggcTGTAATTTGCTATGCTTGAGTTAGGGCATGCATAAACTTATTTTGCATAGAAACACATGAGGGAATTCCTGTTGAATGCCATACTAAACACTTTACCCCTGGCCAGCACACCTGCCACTAATGAAATATAGGAGTCTGCCAAAGACAGACAATGAGAGGTGTTGACAGACATTTTAGGGAGGAGGGATAAAAGTAAGTTAAGGATTCTTCCATAGAGTAAAGCTTTTTCAATTCATAGATAATGagtttattttcattaaaaaaatagagaaataaaatgtACGGAGGAAACAGCTGTGAAAATCAGAGAAAGTGTAGTGTTAAAAAGGTAATAAAAGTGTTTATtcatattttataaatatataatatatatcagcCACATTATTATGCAGCACATTTCATAGAGACTATTTATTGCTAAAATTCTTAGATGAAAAGGAGCCCTGCTGTTGTGAAGTTTGATGTATCCCTGTAGCCAATCCTCTGTTCCCCATGTAATCACACATCACCAGGAATGTCAGCATCTTGTTCATAGTGCCCGTAGTGCTGCTTGTCTTTATTGTGTTTGTTTAATGTGTTTAGCAGGTCCAGTGCTCTGCTCACTAGTACTCACTCATGGAGGATTTGGTCTATAGACAAAATGGTTATTGATAAGAATAATGTTAATGTTGATGTCATACTTTTTCAGGTTGCTGATACTTTGAGCTCCTAAACTGAATACTTGGATAATTGGAACAATGCCTTCACTGGGAAACATAAGTACGTGACAGACCGGTGAATACAAGCTTAACCCATGGAGTGCGAGTCACAGCTCGGGCTGCTCTAAGTTCAAACAGCTCACAAAAATTCCACCACAGGCAGTGTAGAGACTAACTCGTGGTTTGTAGGGGAACCTCTCATCTCCTTATCCTGCAATGCCCCCCAACCTCAGTAGGCCTCTAGGGAGTATGGGCGACAAAAGTAGGACAACCCGGTCCCTGCAGTCATAGTGAGGTTAAGCATAATATtatattttcttcactcttttacaccttacaattttttttttatttttataatcgTATATGCGTATATATAAAATATTGCTCTTCTGTGTACATATGTATAGCTGAATTTTATATCTGTAAAATGTGTGAATCTGCAAATCTGTGATGAATTAATATCATATTGCAATATACATACCTGTATGTCAGAAACATGTACAACAACAAAAGAGCTTTATACCATGTCTCCCCACCCTGCCCCTATAACCACAGCCTGCCAGTGTTGTGCATCACTGCCCTCCCACTCACTTGCACAACCTTACTGTGAAACAATGCAAAGACTGAGGGATAGATGGATATTCTTTTTTTCACCAGATGATGCTCAGAATGTTTGTCTTCATGATAcaaaaagaggtgaagaaaagttgattttatgtatttttttgtgcaCTCCACGGGTTAAGAAAGAACATTTAATTATCATCACCTTTATCTCCAGTGCTTCACTGTtgtgaaagaagaaaactgatTTTCTTTCATACAAAactgcatgttttttttccagCTTTTGAGGTACCACTGTATCACAATGGGTATGCTTTGcagtgctgtgctgtgctgtgctgtgctgtgctatTCTGTACTATTGGATGCTACTTTCACCTGTCCTTTTTAAACCATGGTGCAACTATGAAATCATCGTACACTtgcatacatttatttattattattatttttttttatgttattggaGGTAAACATCAAGGCCACACACAACCATAgtgtatgcctccaactttacctttacctgacCTTTGAAGTAATAAAAAGAACTATGGATGCACCATTGTTAATCTCACGGGATGAGTAGCGTTGCTGATTTCACTGTGATCTGTCCAAAGCATTATTGTCTGGGAAAGTGGGAGTTGATGACAATGACAGTGATGGCAACAAAGTCTGAACATAAATTATTCCAAACTtcaaaaacataaataatatataaCTTCAAAGAAATTGGAAACAGTTGAAAGAATGCTGGAAGCAAGGCTTGATTCAGTACTTAAATTCTACAAATAATAACACCTATTCCATGTTTTCAGGGCCTATGAAAGAGGGTCAGTGTGTGTTGGTGGCAGCATTGGCACTGGGCTTGATTTACCTGTTGTTCCGCTACTTTGCTGTGTCCCAAGCCGTCCCTGTTGTTTCTGTCTCGCCGCTGCGTGTCCTGAGGGAGGAGTACACCATCTGGCCAGCTTTCATTTCAAAGCTGCCACACATTCCGGTACTTATtgatttattagtttattatttgtaattttatttcttcattttattattttttttttatttatttatttacttgttttacttttttggGGTGTGTATGTGTAATTTACCACAGCCAGATCATGTGTTGGTCTCATGATGAGCAGCTATTATCTTCCCAAAGAGAGCTTTGGAACTTGTCAGCTGATCAGTGGGCCATGCTGGGacctcacacacaccacatttCCCTATTCCTATTTTTCAAGGGATGACAGTAACTCCCTGTCAGCAGAAAAATCTTTCATCCTGAGCAAGTCTCTAACCATGACCTGATAAGACTGAGTTCTTGTGAGATGGAGAACATAATACCAGCAGGAAGAAAATGGGTTTAGATATGAAATCCtggattaagagaaggaagataagcgTGGGGACAGCAATTGGTATCCATGAAGGAAACTCTTCATCAATACTGCCATGACATCAGCAGACAATAGCATCTCCAATTCAATTAAGCTGAAGCATGATGAATCAACTATTGTCAATATAAAGGTTAATTTCTTTAAATTGACAGTTCATATTTATATCTTGGTGCACTTTGCCAGAACGAGTACTAATTACCATTAGGAATGGTGTGCATTTAGAAACTGTAGAGTAGTAGAAAAGGTTTAGCACAACACCTTCCAGTGGTTTGGTAATTTTatgagaatggaagaaataaGCTAACAAGGAAAGTATGCATGAATTAGGTTGATGTGAGTGTAAGACAACCCCCAGTGAAATGGGAGAACAGGATGCCAGAATATTTAGGAAAAAGAGTGGATGGAAGAGTTTGGAGAACTGGAAGATGAAATATATGAATAGGAACAGTTACAGATGTGCTGTAAGTGAGTCCCAAGCAGCAGGCATCAAAGTCAAGAGCTAGGCAGGTGATGTATACACATCGGTAGACACCATAACTGTTACCATcatgccttcctgcaggagtggtacACCAATGAGTGCTTCGATGGCAGGACCTCTGAAGACCTTGAGGAGATCTTTGGGAGTCTCATCCCCACATGGGCTGAGTCTCTCCACCTGGACTGTCAGGATGCATATGCCTTGTTCCTGGAAATGTTCGAGGTACACCAGCGGGTGTCTGGACCCCTGGAGATGCCTAAAGCGTTTGCAAAGAAAGTTCAAGCCTGGCTGGGTGGAGATGAGGCATTCAAGGAGAAAATTgataagcaggtgtgtgtgtgtatatttacctatttgtagtctacagtccagacagtcctgtctcccaatctatatttgtccaacttttccttcattttatggacactgcctgcTTCAACACTGTCTATTTTTAGCCCATTCCATGTATCctcactcctgtatggaaaactgcacttctttatgtctttcaaacaagtcccctttctcaatttcttgctgtgtACTCCCACTTATTCCCTGTAGGGCACTGCCACAGCTGCATTTTAAGGAGAGTCTTACCATAGTATTGAAATGGATACTAGGAATAGGAATTAGAGTTTAATTTTCTAGTTTTTGCAGCACAGAAAACCCTATATGATTCTTGTAGGGTTGCATTACTAATTTAAATACAGCTTTGCAATCCTCCTTTTCCACAGGCAATCATACATGTGTTCCACCCCCTCGTGGCAGAACATGTCGTCTACAACCCGGTGAGAGCTCAGAGGCCAATGCCTTCCCAGGAGAAGGATATCTTCCAGTGGGTGGATGAGAGGGTGATCAAAACTGAGGGAAACTGTGACTTCTGTCGTCACAGCAGTTATACAGCCTCTGACAAGTTTGGCAGgtatgtggtgttgtggtgggttATGGTATGGTATAGGGGGCACGCTGGCTGAGTAAGCTAAAACATCAAGCTTTTGAAGTGGTCAGCAAGTTTAATTTTATTCTTTTAATTACAAACCTAAAGTTTGGGCTTAAGCTAAGCCTCAATGCTCATTTTCATCTCTTTTGGCCCCTGAGCCTTTAGTTAGTATGAACCCGTTACCATGGAACAACTGGGCAGATgtaacatccaggttaccacgtTTATCCTCcataggtttccccaggtaccccagaaagggagaaggaacagcTGGTCAGACACAAATtacaaaaaattacaaaaattccTTTGAATTATTAAagtaaatgattaaaaaaaatcatttgcaTGCTTTGAAAAGGTGGAGACTACATGGTGATTTAATTGACTATTTAAACCAGTTGTTAGGCAAAGGTAATGCTGATAAAGTACTTGTATAACAAAAAATTAATATGTTTAAACTCAAGGCCCAGGATGTAAAGTGGAGAAATTCTGGTTCAGAAATGAGATAGCAAAAACTGGTTTatggagagaatatatatatttttttccagtgaaggaggcagctctagggcaaagaaaagtatataaaaaactaTAGCACTGCTGCAAACAGAGGATAACTAGAGTAGAGTAAAGGGAGGGTCAGATTCGGTTAGAAAAGTGTCTTGTCACTCCATGGAACATACTAACCCTTAAAGCATGGGCTTAttttgccgtgcctgtcctcccacgcgggcatattaaagcaaaaacatacctcacttcaacTGTTCATACTTTCACTCCTACTTAACTCATGTAACTGAATGAATTAGCATTGTAAAATACATACCCTTAACTGTTTTATAACATTAAGTTGAAGACTATATGATCTTTGGTAGAGCAGGTACAGaatattgaagtaggatcactgTGAGCACATttttatagacagttttccaccccgagtggacttcccttctatgatttagtaataaaaagcataacttttatacagtttatgtgaacCACACCCAAAAAAATTTAATTCCAGGGATTCTTGATGCCCTTAATGGGTGTTGAGGTCGAAGggcccccatcttgtggatgaaattcactggaaggtgagaagaggtgggatgCCTAGCAgacatcttctcaaagctagcacaaggcatacactgaccaataattagtcaagagagcatggttgggtattgttAGTAAGAAAACGACATGCTTACCCTACTAAGCACTAAGTCATAAAATGCCttgtcgactattgtcgacacccgcggtttgagcccaggcaccagctgtcgactATTGTTGACACCCGCACTTTAAGGGTTAAGTAGATATGTAGTAAATGCAGATACTATTAAGAATTTTGAATGGAGGTTAGATAGATCTCTGGATGTGGAGGGAAGGTACTTTACCTGACTCAGGAGCTCCAATGTGTAGGCCAAGTGACTTCATGCAAGTCTCCTTAAATCCTTGTGTATTCTTGTTAATGTCTTGTATCTTGAGAGGTTGaagtgttattattttgtagttcCTGGGTGTGTACAATTCGTACGGGAGTTAACAGTTTGGTccaattgtttatttttattttttcaatattATTCATTAGGAAAGTGTACTTGATGGATGATATATGAGGTAAAGTGCAGTGAAGTGAGGTTAGATGACAAAGTGAAagtggagagtgaaagaagagagaactttaactgttttcccttccttttcacataACCACCCACTCTCCCCCTTATCCTTCCCCACAGGCATGAAACCAAAGATACAGTGCGGGTGAGCAACACATTCAAGATGGACGTCCACCACAGCATGGTGGTGCCCAGCCACGTCCATCACCCCCTGCACCTGCCCTTGCCCCTCCTGATGCACCTGTTTGAGGAAGCAACACAGTGGTTCTTTGATGTCAGTCAGCAGGAACCCCACTAcatgtgtgtatgggtgtgggtgtgtgtttgtgtgtaattaCCTAGTTGTATTGAGCTAGCTTTAGTATACAGGATTTGAGCTGAGCTTTGTGTGCATACCTGTATGTATGGGCATATGTAGATGAATTTATGTGATAACCCTCTACTCTATATGTACCCTGTAATAGTGTAAATAGTCATATTGAGCCTTTCCATCTCCAACATTCATATTCATCCTCAACCTCATCTGTTTCACAAAGAGTAATATTAATTCCTTCTCAATACTTTCAGTTACCCAAATATAGCCTGGGACACCCTGTTCCATGCAGGGGCCTCTCAGGTCCACCCTCACATCCACATGATGCTGGCACCAGACCACTACTATGGGTCAATGGAGGGCCTGCGTGCTGCTGCCCAGACCTACTTCCGTGTCACAGGAAGGAACTACTTCAACAGCCTCGTCTCTATCCATGGCGCCTTAGGCCTGGCTGTGGAGTATGGGGATGCTGTAGCATTAGCCAATCTAGTATGTATGTGAGAGATAAatagtgtgtgtgtaataataatgacaataatattaataataaatgtTTTATTTAGTGATTGCAGCCATTAGGCTGAAGCTGTACAAGTTACAGATAGATCAATACACAACAgaaaattaacagaaaaaaaatagacaaagtaCAAAAAGGGAGTTGTGGACTGATAAGGCTAAGAATTCTGTGGGAAGGTGGGGTTTATTGGGATGGGGTGGAGTGCAATGTGGTGGTGCTAAGGCTGGGCAGCTTCGTGGGGTTGTCAGAGATGCTCCAAAGCCCAGGTCAATTTCCAGGTTAGACAGAGGTTCAAGTGACAGTTGATAGTGACGTGGAGAGGGGGTGCTATCGAGGTCACTCAGGTTACGGCTCAGTGGTGAGGTGCTAAGTCATGGGCCTgcaagatgagggaagggcggtTTCTGCTTGGCTaagatgtatgtttttttttatgggggtGGTGTGAATCGTGGTCCACTTGAGTAACTAGGCTCCAATAATGCACTGTCACTTGGAAGGACATTTGCCAGCATCAAGATGGGCAGGCTGGGGTATCATGTGGGACCTGGGTGTGTTAGCActcactagtgtgtgtgtgtgtatttacctagttgtaattttacaaggCCTGAGctacgcttgtgtggtcccgtctccatatctgtacttgtccagtttttccttaaagttgtgcacactcttcgccgatactgcatcctcacttagtctgttccaaatctCTGTTTCTTTGAGGGaaactgtatttttttgtctcaagTACCTTTTCGCcttcgtggtctagtggtcagcgtgcctggctactactccacggccccgggttcgaatcccagcccgggcagtcggcatgcagctcacccagctgttcgtcctccctttcgggctgggcgataaatgggtacctggggaaacctggggaaggtaaactgtggtaacactggccctgtgtcccaaggTAATGGGcttcctcccaccacaggctcaagggccaatgtcacagagatgagcaccaaggcacCAAGGCACCAaggcccccaactttaccttacacTTTTTAACAATATCCTTCTTgtaacctttctcttcttccctccttattttcacatattcattttttGCCATCTTAAAGTCTTCTTTACTCGTTTGATTCttattttcaatcttttccacactttgtccctttttttctttgcacctgcacatcttgcattTAACGAaacttgctttcctctttctgttgGTTTATTCTATTGGAGTGTGTGTTCATGCCTGCATGCATGcatctgtgcatgtgtgtgtgcttgtgtgagaATACTACTAAACAACGGTCTAGTATCTCCTGCAGTCTTCTGTTGTCCTCAGGTTGGGAAGGGAGACCTGGAGGTGATGATCTTGTCTGACATCCCAAGTAAAGACTTCTTCAGTCTCATATACTTTGCTGTGCAGGCCTTCCATGATACTTTCAAGCAGCCGTGCAAGTCGTAAGTCCATAGCAGAACTTTGTTTCTTTTCATAGTGAATTTGAATGATtttggctgttgttgtttttcaaaTTAGATTTTTTGGCCTAAAAGCCAGTTGCATTTCCTGATGTTCAAAGCAGTAGGAATAATGATAATTGACCTTACAAGATTATTGATAATTTAGCAATGTATGCATTACTTTTTTCTCTGGGGGCTAATGGTATGGTTAGATTGTGTCCTCATGGATGTGTGTATACTCTTATGTTGTTGGTTTGAATGTGTTCTCATAACTTTAGCTGGGATGGATTTCTTTAGTTGAGATGTTCATATTATGGAATCTTCAGTCCATTTAAATCTTTTATTTGAATCAAGAAGTGCCAA
This region includes:
- the LOC126987958 gene encoding uncharacterized protein LOC126987958 isoform X1 — translated: MLYTSGSPFRFHWPGGVLRLSQDMAKKLFSRPMKEGQCVLVAALALGLIYLLFRYFAVSQAVPVVSVSPLRVLREEYTIWPAFISKLPHIPEWYTNECFDGRTSEDLEEIFGSLIPTWAESLHLDCQDAYALFLEMFEVHQRVSGPLEMPKAFAKKVQAWLGGDEAFKEKIDKQAIIHVFHPLVAEHVVYNPVRAQRPMPSQEKDIFQWVDERVIKTEGNCDFCRHSSYTASDKFGRHETKDTVRVSNTFKMDVHHSMVVPSHVHHPLHLPLPLLMHLFEEATQWFFDVSQQEPHYIYPNIAWDTLFHAGASQVHPHIHMMLAPDHYYGSMEGLRAAAQTYFRVTGRNYFNSLVSIHGALGLAVEYGDAVALANLVGKGDLEVMILSDIPSKDFFSLIYFAVQAFHDTFKQPCKSLAGAWPALGMSRNASLGRLPAIARMVSRGDCTSLRADFSTFEIFQAVFKPHNPWQLATAIRKSIEKYDTQKKE
- the LOC126987958 gene encoding uncharacterized protein LOC126987958 isoform X2, translated to MPSLGNIRPMKEGQCVLVAALALGLIYLLFRYFAVSQAVPVVSVSPLRVLREEYTIWPAFISKLPHIPEWYTNECFDGRTSEDLEEIFGSLIPTWAESLHLDCQDAYALFLEMFEVHQRVSGPLEMPKAFAKKVQAWLGGDEAFKEKIDKQAIIHVFHPLVAEHVVYNPVRAQRPMPSQEKDIFQWVDERVIKTEGNCDFCRHSSYTASDKFGRHETKDTVRVSNTFKMDVHHSMVVPSHVHHPLHLPLPLLMHLFEEATQWFFDVSQQEPHYIYPNIAWDTLFHAGASQVHPHIHMMLAPDHYYGSMEGLRAAAQTYFRVTGRNYFNSLVSIHGALGLAVEYGDAVALANLVGKGDLEVMILSDIPSKDFFSLIYFAVQAFHDTFKQPCKSLAGAWPALGMSRNASLGRLPAIARMVSRGDCTSLRADFSTFEIFQAVFKPHNPWQLATAIRKSIEKYDTQKKE